AAAAAAATATGCTTATGATACTCATTGCAGTTGCAAACAATATTGTTAATTGCATACTGGTATTAAAAGTATTATTTGCTTTTTTGTGCTCAGTCATCCCTAAATAAATCGAAGCTATTGTTGCTCCTCCCATTGTAATCATCATGGTAACGGATGTTAAAATTGATATAAAGGGTGTAGCTAAATTTACAGCAGCCAATCCATTAATGCCAACACCTCTACCTACAAACATACCATCGACTACAAAATATAGTCCTATTACCAACATGGAACCAATAGATGGTATTACATAATTATAAAATTGTTTATTATTGGTCATCATAACCTCCTAATATTTACGGTACTCTATATATATGTTATAATACAAAGTATAAACTATACCATAATGGCAGAGTCAATAGAGTTGGAGGATTGAATGAAGGAATATTTAACAATAGGAGATGTATCTAAACTAAAGGGGGTTAGCGTGAAATCACTACGCTATTATGCTGATCTTGGTATACTAGTGCCAGCGTATATAAATAAAGAAACAGGTTATCGATATTACAAACCCCATCAGCTTATAATTGTAGATTTAATCTGCTTTTGCATTGGCTTAGATATTCCCCTTAAAAATTTTCATAACTACATTAAAGAAAATAATGTTATTGATGTGGAAAATATTATTGCCGATGGTAGGGTAATTACTCAACAAAAAATTGCAGAGTTGACCAGAAACTTATGTAATATCGAAAGTGCTTCTAAATATCTTACAGTAAATCAAGAAATTAATAACCATATAAAACAATACTCACATAACTATAATGAGCGATTTTTTCTTGTAAAACCATGGAATCATAATTGTACAGATATGAGTAATTTTATTACACAGATAACTAATCTGTATCAAAAATCAAAAAGTTATAATTTAAAAATTACATACAATCATGGTATTTTAAGACACTTCCACAAAAAAGGAAATGAAAGTTTTATTTTTTTAGAGGTTAATAAGCCTGATGTACTAACCAGTGATTTTATGATTATACCTAAAGGCATCTATGCATGTGAGTTTTTTTTTAATGAGAATATCTTTAAGGCAGAAGAAAAATATTTTAAAAGCAACCAGTTTTCTAATGGTAGCCTGGTCATAACTCGAGAAGTTTATCAAGCAAAGATCGAAAGCTATACAACGCCCTTT
The Cetobacterium sp. 8H DNA segment above includes these coding regions:
- a CDS encoding MerR family DNA-binding transcriptional regulator — translated: MKEYLTIGDVSKLKGVSVKSLRYYADLGILVPAYINKETGYRYYKPHQLIIVDLICFCIGLDIPLKNFHNYIKENNVIDVENIIADGRVITQQKIAELTRNLCNIESASKYLTVNQEINNHIKQYSHNYNERFFLVKPWNHNCTDMSNFITQITNLYQKSKSYNLKITYNHGILRHFHKKGNESFIFLEVNKPDVLTSDFMIIPKGIYACEFFFNENIFKAEEKYFKSNQFSNGSLVITREVYQAKIESYTTPFEVQVFTLQ